A genomic stretch from Corynebacterium terpenotabidum Y-11 includes:
- a CDS encoding PorACj family cell wall channel-forming small protein: MTRTGSPELKEYFMDILGIFDSLSTFFGGFSDVFSGLYDIIDAGSDLAALSS; encoded by the coding sequence GTGACCCGCACGGGGTCGCCGGAACTCAAGGAGTATTTCATGGATATCCTCGGCATCTTCGACAGCCTCTCCACTTTCTTCGGCGGCTTCTCGGACGTCTTCTCCGGCCTCTACGACATCATCGACGCAGGCTCCGACCTGGCGGCGTTGTCCTCCTAG
- the ppk2 gene encoding polyphosphate kinase 2: MAENTGDNQEFHIVDLAATEGYLVDDSDEDDPVLITPDGHRVDTWRENYPYSERMDREEYESIKRGLQIELLKWQNWTKDTGQKHIILFEGRDAAGKGGTIKRFNEHLNPRGARTVALEKPSPRESTSWYFQRYIQHFPCAGETVFFDRSWYNRSGVERVMGFCTNDQHAEFLREVPMLENMIMGSGISITKFWFSVTQKEQRTRFAIRQVDPVRQWKLSPMDLASLDKWDDYTRAKEEQFRYTDTNESPWVTIKSNDKKRARLNAMRYVLSKFDYTGKDYDLVGEPDPKIVKRGRDQIGD, translated from the coding sequence ATGGCTGAAAACACGGGTGACAACCAGGAATTCCACATCGTCGATCTTGCGGCGACCGAAGGCTACCTGGTAGACGATTCCGACGAGGACGACCCGGTCCTCATCACCCCCGACGGGCACAGGGTGGACACCTGGCGGGAGAACTACCCCTACTCGGAGCGTATGGACCGGGAGGAGTACGAGTCCATCAAGCGTGGTCTCCAGATCGAGCTGCTGAAGTGGCAGAACTGGACCAAGGACACCGGCCAGAAACACATCATCCTCTTCGAGGGTCGGGACGCTGCTGGCAAGGGTGGCACCATCAAGCGCTTCAACGAGCACCTCAACCCCCGTGGTGCCCGGACCGTGGCACTGGAGAAGCCGAGCCCGCGGGAATCCACCTCGTGGTATTTCCAGCGGTACATCCAGCACTTCCCGTGTGCCGGGGAGACCGTCTTCTTCGACCGCTCCTGGTACAACCGCTCCGGCGTGGAGCGAGTCATGGGATTCTGCACCAATGACCAGCACGCCGAGTTCCTCCGCGAGGTGCCGATGCTGGAGAACATGATCATGGGCTCCGGGATCAGCATCACCAAGTTCTGGTTCTCGGTGACCCAGAAGGAGCAGCGGACCCGGTTCGCGATCCGTCAGGTCGACCCGGTGCGTCAGTGGAAGTTGTCGCCGATGGACCTGGCCTCCCTGGACAAGTGGGACGATTACACCAGGGCCAAGGAGGAGCAGTTCCGGTACACGGACACCAACGAGTCTCCCTGGGTCACCATCAAGTCGAACGACAAGAAGCGGGCGCGGCTCAACGCCATGCGCTACGTGTTGAGCAAGTTCGACTACACCGGCAAGGACTACGACCTGGTTGGCGAGCCGGACCCCAAGATCGTCAAGCGCGGTCGGGACCAGATCGGCGACTAG
- a CDS encoding MarR family winged helix-turn-helix transcriptional regulator — translation MAEPPHLPHNLLASPSFQLERLRRRTREFVEADLASEGFNLREYWVLTYLVDGDAASQTTLGEVIGVDRSDMVRLVDSLEERDLAQRVKDPKDRRRQIITATKKGRKAQEKLTPMVQDAEDKALDESTSKQLKHLKKLAKSIIAAEEED, via the coding sequence ATGGCTGAACCCCCACACCTGCCGCACAATCTGCTCGCGTCCCCATCCTTCCAACTGGAGCGCCTGCGCCGTCGCACCCGGGAATTTGTGGAGGCTGACCTGGCCAGCGAGGGTTTCAACCTCCGCGAGTACTGGGTGCTGACCTATCTCGTCGACGGGGACGCCGCCAGCCAGACCACCCTGGGGGAGGTCATCGGCGTCGACCGGTCCGACATGGTCCGGCTCGTCGATTCACTGGAGGAGCGTGACCTGGCCCAGCGGGTCAAGGACCCGAAGGACCGGCGTCGGCAGATCATCACCGCCACGAAGAAGGGCCGCAAGGCCCAGGAGAAGCTCACCCCCATGGTGCAGGACGCCGAGGACAAGGCCCTCGACGAATCCACCTCCAAACAGCTCAAGCACCTCAAGAAGCTGGCGAAGTCGATCATCGCCGCCGAAGAAGAGGACTGA
- a CDS encoding rhodanese-like domain-containing protein translates to MSDFETVQPTEVPSGAQLIDIREPDEYAQWHAEGAVNLPLSQLQERYGEFDLDQDIYLICLSGGRSAKACEWLELNGIDAINVANGTSGWRDAGLPIVGSQN, encoded by the coding sequence ATGAGTGACTTCGAGACCGTTCAGCCCACCGAGGTCCCCTCCGGGGCCCAGCTCATCGACATCCGTGAGCCCGATGAATACGCCCAGTGGCACGCCGAGGGCGCGGTGAACCTTCCGCTTTCCCAGCTCCAGGAGCGCTACGGCGAATTCGACCTGGACCAGGACATCTACCTCATCTGCCTTTCCGGCGGACGCTCCGCGAAAGCCTGTGAGTGGCTGGAGTTGAACGGGATCGACGCGATCAACGTCGCCAACGGTACCTCCGGCTGGCGGGACGCCGGATTGCCGATCGTCGGTTCCCAGAACTGA
- a CDS encoding SGNH/GDSL hydrolase family protein: MQRHRISSRLSVATVALPVLVAAAVHASPAVADTEFTNPYSTDTADNIVAFGDSFTANSDSYVNDNPDQYPTYPRTAGCLTAPDAWPALAGSLTGRPVQNWACNTHTTGQMLDRIDQAVAAGAVNNTTLVILAAGMNDQRQAVPDATIIDNLVTAVTKIRAVAPDAQIGILGRLATTDVEGRFCDQNTVPDQPTGALDPVTAFQETANQANQKAAADRAGTAFIDVRSMTVTEHSTCAPDAQRYVSGITDTTTPDYNMPAHPSLAGSTYLAQQVAALSAATTPETTL, translated from the coding sequence ATGCAGCGTCACCGCATCTCATCCCGGCTGTCCGTCGCGACCGTCGCTCTGCCGGTCCTCGTCGCGGCCGCGGTCCATGCGTCCCCCGCTGTCGCGGACACCGAGTTCACCAACCCCTACTCCACGGACACCGCGGACAACATCGTCGCCTTCGGGGACTCCTTCACCGCAAACTCCGACAGCTACGTCAACGACAACCCGGACCAGTACCCCACCTACCCGCGTACTGCAGGATGCCTCACCGCACCGGATGCCTGGCCCGCCCTCGCCGGTTCCCTCACCGGCCGCCCGGTCCAGAACTGGGCCTGCAACACCCACACCACCGGGCAGATGCTCGACCGGATCGACCAGGCGGTCGCCGCCGGAGCCGTCAACAACACCACGCTGGTCATCCTCGCCGCCGGAATGAACGACCAACGGCAGGCCGTACCGGACGCCACAATCATCGACAACCTCGTCACTGCGGTGACGAAGATCCGGGCGGTCGCCCCGGACGCGCAGATCGGGATCCTCGGACGGCTGGCCACGACCGACGTCGAGGGCCGCTTCTGTGACCAGAACACCGTCCCGGATCAGCCGACCGGCGCACTCGACCCCGTCACCGCCTTCCAGGAGACCGCCAACCAGGCCAATCAGAAGGCCGCGGCCGACCGCGCCGGAACCGCATTCATCGACGTGCGGTCCATGACGGTCACCGAGCACTCCACCTGCGCTCCGGACGCACAGCGGTACGTCTCCGGTATCACGGACACCACCACGCCGGACTACAACATGCCGGCCCACCCCTCCCTCGCCGGGAGCACGTACCTCGCTCAGCAGGTTGCGGCACTGAGCGCCGCGACCACGCCGGAGACCACGCTCTGA
- a CDS encoding inorganic diphosphatase → MSIEVTIEIPKGSRNKYEVDHETGKVYLDRYLFTPMAYPADYGFIDHTLGEDGDPLDALVILPEPVFPGVIVKARPVGVFKMTDEAGGDDKLLCVIDDVRYDRFQDIDDIAQDVKDEVEHFFVHYKDLEPGKEVHGSGWGDKAEAEKILAEAIERYT, encoded by the coding sequence ATGAGCATCGAAGTCACCATCGAGATCCCCAAGGGCTCGCGCAACAAGTACGAGGTCGACCACGAGACCGGCAAGGTCTACCTCGACCGTTACCTCTTCACACCGATGGCGTACCCGGCCGACTACGGCTTCATCGACCACACCCTCGGTGAGGACGGCGACCCGCTGGACGCACTCGTCATCCTCCCGGAGCCGGTGTTCCCGGGCGTCATCGTCAAGGCCCGTCCGGTCGGCGTGTTCAAGATGACCGACGAGGCCGGCGGCGACGACAAGCTGCTGTGCGTCATCGACGACGTCCGCTACGACAGGTTCCAGGACATCGACGACATCGCCCAGGACGTCAAGGACGAGGTCGAGCACTTCTTCGTCCACTACAAGGACCTGGAGCCGGGCAAGGAAGTTCACGGATCCGGTTGGGGCGACAAGGCCGAGGCTGAGAAGATCCTCGCCGAAGCCATCGAGCGCTACACGTAG
- a CDS encoding SRPBCC family protein, translating to MASPLITDSRTVNATPDRVWAAVSDLTAMGERSPQCRKMVVLGGTPGVGTTTVNLNRRGMLFWPTWSKITVWNPGQTLEWRIPINGSRWRYDLVDNGDGTTTLTESRIVEGDTSLVSRGLVAAFLGGNETFEAELLAGIGRTLASVAQVAEQAR from the coding sequence ATGGCATCACCTCTGATCACCGACTCCCGCACCGTCAACGCCACACCCGACCGGGTCTGGGCCGCCGTCTCGGATCTCACGGCCATGGGCGAGCGCAGCCCCCAGTGCCGAAAGATGGTCGTCCTCGGCGGCACGCCCGGTGTCGGCACCACCACCGTCAACCTCAATCGACGGGGCATGTTGTTCTGGCCCACCTGGTCGAAGATCACCGTCTGGAACCCGGGACAGACCCTCGAATGGCGGATCCCGATCAACGGGTCCCGGTGGCGCTACGACCTCGTCGACAACGGCGACGGCACCACCACCCTCACGGAATCCCGCATCGTCGAGGGGGACACCTCCCTGGTCTCCCGGGGACTGGTCGCCGCATTCCTCGGCGGTAACGAGACCTTCGAGGCCGAGTTGCTCGCCGGGATCGGGCGGACCCTGGCGTCGGTGGCCCAGGTCGCCGAGCAGGCCAGGTAG
- the dacB gene encoding D-alanyl-D-alanine carboxypeptidase/D-alanyl-D-alanine endopeptidase: MATDGENTRPAGERSMRRWIIGIVAFLVVVVAVVGAALVVANGRGTDVADAAEIPAAAPALVAAPVGDDATGDADATAAAEAVAAALAGPAADEALGQLSGVVTDVASGAELWSATPDTPLVPASVTKLTTATAALLTLPADDRVATTVLAGTTPGQVILKGDGDVTLSRTADSGFFTDAASIEDLAAQAAAALGGQPVTSIVVDNSVRGGDLFNETWSTEDIEAGNVAPLGAVMIDAGRLDSSDNYSARSETPAGDVGRALAEALGAADVPVTVSDTPVAAAEGDPLATVYSAPLGTRIRDMLLYSDNLLAEAVGREVAAARNQQQTFDGATAAVLDTLSDAGVDVSGAVLKDCSGMSADNRLTARILDGVLALAAGAPVAEDVTLTGDPAELRLLFDALPVAGADGTLADRYLSGSGAEAAAGRVRAKTGTLDGVNTLAGTVTTDSGRVLTFAFLSNGSDQEAGRAALDRLAAALREA, translated from the coding sequence ATGGCTACTGACGGGGAAAACACGCGACCTGCGGGGGAGCGGTCGATGCGCCGCTGGATCATCGGTATCGTCGCCTTCCTGGTCGTGGTCGTCGCGGTGGTCGGCGCTGCACTGGTGGTCGCGAACGGTCGCGGGACGGATGTCGCGGACGCCGCCGAGATCCCCGCGGCCGCCCCGGCCCTGGTCGCCGCGCCGGTCGGCGACGACGCCACCGGGGACGCTGACGCTACCGCTGCAGCCGAGGCCGTGGCGGCCGCACTGGCTGGTCCGGCCGCGGACGAGGCACTCGGCCAGCTGTCCGGTGTTGTCACGGACGTGGCCTCCGGGGCGGAACTGTGGTCGGCCACACCGGACACGCCACTGGTCCCGGCATCGGTGACGAAACTGACGACGGCGACGGCGGCGCTGCTGACCCTGCCGGCGGACGACCGGGTCGCGACCACGGTGCTCGCGGGGACGACGCCCGGCCAGGTGATCCTCAAGGGCGACGGCGATGTGACCCTGTCACGTACCGCGGACTCGGGGTTCTTCACGGACGCCGCCTCGATCGAGGATCTGGCGGCCCAGGCCGCCGCCGCGCTCGGCGGTCAGCCGGTGACCTCGATCGTCGTCGACAATTCGGTGCGTGGCGGGGACCTGTTCAACGAGACCTGGTCCACCGAGGATATCGAGGCGGGGAACGTCGCCCCGCTCGGTGCGGTGATGATCGATGCAGGTCGGCTCGACTCCTCCGACAATTACTCGGCGCGGTCGGAAACTCCGGCCGGTGACGTGGGCCGGGCACTGGCAGAGGCGCTGGGTGCCGCCGATGTGCCGGTGACGGTGTCGGATACCCCGGTGGCTGCGGCGGAGGGCGATCCGTTGGCGACGGTGTATTCGGCGCCGCTGGGCACCCGGATCCGGGACATGCTTCTCTACAGTGACAATCTGCTGGCGGAGGCGGTGGGCCGCGAGGTCGCCGCGGCCCGCAATCAGCAGCAGACCTTCGACGGCGCCACCGCTGCGGTACTCGACACCTTGTCGGACGCAGGTGTCGACGTCTCGGGGGCGGTGCTGAAAGACTGCTCGGGGATGAGTGCGGACAACCGTCTCACCGCCCGGATCCTCGACGGTGTGCTGGCGTTGGCGGCCGGGGCCCCGGTGGCGGAGGACGTGACGCTCACCGGTGATCCGGCGGAACTGCGGTTGTTGTTCGACGCCCTGCCGGTCGCCGGCGCCGACGGCACCCTGGCGGACCGGTACCTCAGCGGCTCCGGAGCGGAGGCTGCGGCCGGTCGCGTCCGGGCGAAGACCGGCACCCTCGACGGGGTCAATACCCTGGCCGGCACGGTGACCACCGATTCTGGTCGCGTCCTCACCTTCGCCTTCCTCTCGAACGGGTCGGATCAGGAAGCCGGCCGCGCCGCCCTGGACCGGCTCGCCGCCGCGCTGCGCGAGGCATAG
- the tilS gene encoding tRNA lysidine(34) synthetase TilS, translated as MGGQTAGHRPGRRTLAVRHSLAAFLDTAELAPGDAVVCGVSGGGDSLALAAAGVHAGLAVTTVTVDHGLQAGSDRVAEAAAQQCRSLGATAQVVTVTVDGAGEAPARTARYRTLGEIADGRPVLVAHTADDDAEGLLLSLTRGSGTGSLAGLREISLDHPVVAAGASFLGRPLLAATRADTRGSCTELGLAVWDDPHNVRTDILRSRVRHELLPVMREVLGERVDAALTRSARLLREDADLLEALAADVLRDAAVPPGGPLPVEVPAGQPGPLRRRLLRHWLSGVAGPLTSRHLSMLESLVADWHGQGPVAVPVLAEPNRQVGPTLGKSHRLVVRRRVGVLETAYLPRT; from the coding sequence GTGGGCGGGCAGACGGCAGGTCACCGGCCGGGCCGTCGGACGCTCGCGGTGCGGCACAGTCTCGCGGCCTTCCTTGACACCGCGGAGCTGGCTCCGGGGGATGCGGTGGTGTGCGGTGTGTCCGGGGGCGGGGATTCCCTGGCCCTGGCTGCGGCGGGTGTGCATGCCGGACTGGCGGTCACGACTGTGACCGTGGACCACGGACTGCAGGCGGGGTCGGACCGGGTCGCCGAGGCTGCGGCGCAGCAGTGTCGGAGCCTCGGTGCCACTGCCCAGGTGGTGACGGTGACGGTCGACGGGGCGGGGGAGGCCCCGGCCCGCACGGCCCGCTACCGGACGCTCGGGGAGATCGCGGACGGCCGCCCGGTGCTGGTCGCCCATACCGCCGACGATGACGCAGAAGGTCTGCTGCTGTCATTGACCCGCGGATCGGGCACCGGCAGTCTCGCAGGGCTGCGGGAGATCTCGCTGGACCATCCGGTGGTGGCGGCCGGGGCGTCCTTCCTGGGACGTCCGTTGCTCGCCGCGACGCGGGCGGATACCCGGGGCAGTTGCACAGAACTGGGTCTGGCGGTCTGGGACGATCCGCACAATGTGCGCACCGACATTCTGCGGTCCCGGGTGCGCCACGAGCTGCTGCCGGTGATGCGCGAGGTGTTGGGTGAGCGAGTGGACGCAGCGCTGACCCGCAGTGCCCGGCTGCTCCGGGAGGACGCGGATCTGCTGGAAGCTCTCGCCGCTGACGTGCTGCGGGATGCCGCAGTGCCCCCCGGTGGGCCGCTCCCAGTGGAGGTTCCGGCCGGGCAGCCGGGGCCGCTGCGTCGACGGCTGCTGCGGCACTGGTTGTCGGGGGTGGCGGGACCGTTGACCTCGAGACATCTGTCGATGCTGGAGTCGCTGGTCGCTGACTGGCACGGGCAGGGGCCGGTGGCTGTTCCGGTGCTCGCTGAGCCGAATCGGCAGGTGGGACCTACACTGGGGAAGTCGCACCGACTGGTGGTCCGGCGCCGTGTCGGCGTCCTGGAGACCGCCTATCTGCCCCGAACCTGA
- the hpt gene encoding hypoxanthine phosphoribosyltransferase: protein MSSDLPAHPYGADIGAVLIDEPTLQARVRELAEEVSDRYRDAEEDIVLVCILKGAAVFLSDFSRALTVPAQLEFMVVSSYGNAAESSGTVTIVKDLATDIAGRHVVVVEDIIDSGRTLAWLVDTLAERDPASLEVVALLRKPDRVVVDVACESLGFEVPDEFIVGYGLDYAERYRTLPWIGALRPEVYR from the coding sequence ATGAGCAGTGACCTGCCCGCCCACCCCTACGGCGCCGATATCGGTGCCGTGCTCATCGATGAACCGACGCTGCAGGCCCGTGTCCGGGAGTTGGCGGAGGAGGTCAGTGACCGGTACCGGGACGCGGAGGAGGATATCGTCCTGGTCTGCATCCTCAAGGGTGCGGCGGTCTTCCTCTCCGATTTCTCCCGTGCCCTGACCGTGCCAGCCCAGCTGGAGTTCATGGTGGTCTCTTCCTACGGGAATGCCGCGGAATCCTCCGGCACGGTGACCATCGTCAAGGATCTGGCGACGGATATCGCGGGACGCCACGTCGTGGTCGTGGAGGACATCATCGATTCGGGACGCACCCTGGCCTGGCTGGTGGATACGCTCGCCGAGCGCGATCCGGCGTCCCTCGAGGTCGTTGCCCTGCTGCGCAAGCCGGACCGGGTGGTCGTGGACGTGGCGTGCGAGTCTCTCGGGTTCGAGGTGCCGGACGAGTTCATCGTCGGGTACGGGCTGGATTACGCGGAGCGCTACCGCACGCTGCCGTGGATCGGGGCACTGCGCCCTGAGGTGTACCGCTGA
- the ftsH gene encoding ATP-dependent zinc metalloprotease FtsH → MTKKKVLRIAAVVAAILVAIYAFSVLTDSTRGYTDVDTSVAMKQLDDKNVQEVQINDREQQLQITLRDKISVDGNDDVEQIITKYPAQASEAVFEKVQAADADAYRTQVTQDSILGSLLVMLLPIVLIGGLLLFFLTRMNGGAGGAFGIGKSRAKELNVDNPETTFDDVAGVDEAVEELDEIRDFLQNPGRYEELGAKVPRGVLLYGPPGTGKTLLARAVAGEAGVPFYSISGSDFVEMFVGVGASRVRDLFKTAKENSPCIIFVDEIDAVGRQRGAGMGGGHDEREQTLNQLLVEMDGFDDREGVILMAATNRPDILDPALLRPGRFDRQIPVGNPDLAGREQILRVHAKNKPLAPDVDLTSLAKRTVGMSGADLANVLNEAALLTARVNGNVITGDALEEATDRVIGGPRRTSKIISEHEKKVTAYHEGGHTLAAWGIKDIERVYKVTILARGKTGGHAMAVPEDDKGMYTRSELFARLVFAMGGRAAEELVFGAPTTGASADIEQATKIARGMVTEYGMSPQLGAVKYGEEQGDPFAGRPGQGTLDYSPAVAATIDEQVRMLIEKAHVVAYRILRDNRDYLDTLAAKLLEKETLRRPDLEAIFGEMPSIEVNEIFDGQDVEFPQDHREPVLTPTEAARARGEEPPVRPDFYSEARKARMERRRAAQDAKRAEQREQDQHDQQPPKLPGFPPVDQTRPQQWGGGQAPQTGRHDHLWGGQDRVNPDPRPQDTAPRGEMRGFTLPANEQPDHAWTSDDAPTRKMRNVQDGTENSEDEQR, encoded by the coding sequence ATGACTAAAAAGAAGGTCCTGCGGATCGCCGCGGTCGTCGCCGCGATCCTCGTCGCCATCTACGCGTTCAGCGTCCTCACCGACTCGACCCGTGGGTACACCGACGTCGACACCTCGGTAGCCATGAAGCAGCTCGACGACAAGAACGTCCAGGAGGTGCAGATCAATGACCGGGAACAGCAGCTCCAGATCACGCTGAGGGACAAGATCAGCGTCGACGGGAACGACGACGTCGAGCAGATCATCACCAAGTACCCCGCCCAGGCGTCGGAGGCCGTCTTCGAGAAGGTCCAGGCCGCGGACGCGGACGCGTACCGGACCCAGGTCACCCAGGACAGTATTCTCGGTTCCCTCCTGGTCATGCTGCTGCCGATCGTGCTCATCGGCGGTCTGCTCCTCTTCTTCCTCACCCGGATGAACGGCGGTGCCGGTGGAGCCTTCGGCATCGGCAAGTCGCGCGCCAAGGAACTCAACGTCGACAACCCCGAGACGACCTTCGACGATGTCGCCGGTGTCGACGAGGCTGTCGAGGAACTCGACGAGATCCGTGACTTCCTGCAGAACCCCGGCCGCTACGAGGAACTCGGGGCGAAGGTGCCCCGCGGCGTCCTCCTCTACGGTCCGCCCGGAACCGGTAAGACGCTGCTCGCCCGCGCTGTCGCCGGTGAGGCCGGCGTCCCGTTCTACTCCATCTCCGGCTCCGACTTCGTCGAGATGTTCGTCGGTGTGGGTGCCTCGCGTGTGCGTGACCTGTTCAAGACCGCCAAGGAGAACAGCCCCTGCATCATCTTCGTCGACGAGATCGACGCGGTGGGACGCCAGCGCGGCGCGGGCATGGGCGGCGGTCACGACGAACGCGAACAGACGCTCAACCAGCTGCTCGTCGAGATGGACGGCTTCGACGACCGCGAGGGCGTCATCCTCATGGCCGCGACGAACCGCCCGGACATCCTCGACCCGGCTCTGCTGCGCCCGGGTCGATTCGACCGGCAGATCCCGGTGGGCAACCCTGACCTCGCCGGCCGTGAGCAGATCCTGCGCGTCCATGCGAAGAACAAGCCGCTGGCCCCCGATGTGGACCTGACGTCCCTCGCCAAGCGCACCGTCGGTATGTCCGGCGCGGACCTGGCGAATGTCCTCAACGAAGCCGCCCTGCTCACCGCCCGTGTCAACGGCAACGTGATCACCGGCGACGCGCTGGAGGAAGCCACCGACCGCGTCATCGGCGGGCCGCGCCGCACCTCCAAGATCATCTCCGAGCACGAGAAGAAGGTCACCGCCTACCACGAGGGCGGCCACACCCTCGCGGCGTGGGGCATCAAGGACATCGAACGGGTCTACAAGGTCACCATTCTCGCCCGCGGTAAGACCGGCGGCCACGCCATGGCTGTCCCCGAGGACGACAAGGGCATGTACACCCGGTCGGAACTCTTCGCCCGACTGGTCTTCGCCATGGGCGGGCGCGCCGCTGAGGAGCTCGTTTTCGGTGCCCCGACCACCGGCGCCTCTGCCGACATCGAGCAGGCGACGAAGATCGCCCGCGGCATGGTCACCGAGTACGGCATGAGCCCACAGCTCGGTGCGGTGAAGTACGGCGAGGAGCAGGGCGACCCCTTCGCCGGACGTCCCGGCCAGGGCACGCTCGACTATTCGCCGGCCGTCGCCGCGACGATCGACGAACAGGTCCGGATGCTCATCGAGAAGGCCCACGTCGTGGCCTACCGGATCCTGCGCGACAACCGCGACTACCTCGACACCCTCGCAGCGAAGCTGCTGGAGAAGGAGACGCTGCGCCGCCCCGATCTGGAGGCGATCTTCGGCGAGATGCCGTCGATCGAGGTCAACGAGATCTTCGACGGCCAGGATGTCGAGTTCCCGCAGGACCACCGCGAGCCGGTGCTCACCCCGACCGAGGCGGCCCGGGCCCGCGGCGAGGAGCCGCCGGTGCGTCCCGACTTCTACTCCGAGGCACGCAAGGCACGGATGGAGCGGCGTCGTGCCGCGCAGGACGCGAAGCGCGCCGAACAGCGGGAGCAGGACCAGCACGACCAGCAGCCGCCGAAGCTGCCGGGCTTCCCTCCCGTCGACCAGACCAGGCCACAGCAGTGGGGTGGCGGGCAGGCTCCGCAGACCGGCCGACATGACCATCTGTGGGGCGGTCAGGACCGGGTGAACCCGGATCCCCGCCCGCAGGACACGGCACCGCGCGGCGAGATGCGCGGCTTCACCCTGCCCGCCAATGAGCAGCCCGACCATGCGTGGACCAGTGACGATGCCCCGACCCGGAAGATGCGCAACGTCCAGGACGGCACCGAGAACAGCGAGGATGAACAGCGTTGA
- the folE gene encoding GTP cyclohydrolase I FolE encodes MTGSAGAAVDSAVSLSTGRVFDQARAEAAIRELLLAVGEDPDREGLRETPARVARAYREIFDGLYHDPAEVLAKTFNEDHRELVLVKDIPIYSTCEHHLVPFYGHAHIGYIPGVDGTVTGLSKLARLVDGFAKRPQVQERLTSQVADAVAEHLHASAVIVVIECEHLCMAMRGIRKPGASTVTSAVRGGFRNDARARAEAMSLIRGQ; translated from the coding sequence ATGACAGGTTCGGCCGGAGCAGCCGTCGATTCCGCAGTCTCGTTGAGCACCGGCCGGGTTTTCGACCAGGCCCGGGCCGAGGCTGCGATCCGTGAACTGCTCCTCGCGGTGGGGGAGGACCCCGACCGTGAGGGCCTGCGGGAGACGCCCGCCCGCGTCGCCCGGGCCTACCGCGAGATCTTCGACGGGCTGTACCACGACCCCGCAGAGGTCCTGGCCAAGACCTTCAACGAGGACCACCGGGAACTCGTCCTGGTCAAGGACATCCCCATCTACTCCACCTGCGAGCACCACCTCGTGCCCTTCTACGGGCACGCCCACATCGGCTACATCCCCGGCGTTGACGGTACCGTCACCGGACTGTCGAAACTCGCCCGCCTCGTCGACGGCTTCGCCAAGCGTCCCCAGGTCCAGGAACGGCTCACCAGCCAGGTCGCCGACGCCGTCGCCGAGCATCTCCACGCCTCCGCCGTCATCGTCGTCATCGAATGCGAGCACCTGTGCATGGCGATGCGCGGTATCCGCAAGCCCGGGGCATCCACCGTCACCTCTGCCGTGCGCGGCGGTTTCCGGAACGACGCCCGCGCCCGGGCCGAGGCGATGTCGCTGATCCGGGGGCAGTAG